In Hallerella succinigenes, the following are encoded in one genomic region:
- a CDS encoding AI-2E family transporter has translation MEKDPQIEKTIATTVSASTRLKLKYITILIIALCAIALVYYLRGVLAPFVGAFLIAYVVNPVVDKIEFWVRLCLRKPRFSAVPKRVARIVATLATLLLMCLAITVFCLIFIPQVTAECSRFVTLVKKFMSDSAWLQPVLSIVPSDWRAELQNMTVGTELVNTLQSIDFWETLQSMIAKLLPGALGVLSGTATVVLTLVSIVFIAMYTTFLMLDMPKITRKVRILIPLESDDRPDILRKTNLLMKAYFRSQSLVAFIVGGLYAVSFAVIGFPMGIAFGMFIGILNMVPYLQAASMPIAAFLGIIYSLDTGMPYWQVLLVITAIYLIIQIVEDMLIIPRIVGTEMNLPPVLILLSISVWGKLLGFIGLVCAIPFTCIVIAIFQQYVEHRLFPRRRREEVVPKGREVP, from the coding sequence ATGGAAAAGGATCCTCAAATCGAAAAAACAATCGCGACGACCGTCTCGGCAAGCACTCGGCTTAAGCTGAAGTACATCACGATCTTGATCATCGCCCTGTGTGCGATTGCTCTTGTCTATTATTTAAGAGGCGTTCTCGCTCCGTTTGTCGGCGCGTTTTTAATCGCCTATGTGGTGAACCCGGTTGTGGACAAGATCGAATTCTGGGTACGCCTGTGTCTTCGCAAACCGCGTTTTTCTGCGGTGCCTAAAAGGGTGGCGAGAATCGTGGCGACTCTTGCGACCTTGCTCTTGATGTGCCTTGCGATTACCGTTTTCTGCCTGATTTTTATTCCGCAGGTGACGGCGGAATGCAGCCGTTTCGTGACGCTTGTAAAAAAGTTTATGTCGGACAGCGCCTGGTTGCAACCGGTTCTTTCGATTGTCCCTTCGGATTGGCGTGCGGAACTGCAAAACATGACGGTGGGCACGGAGCTTGTCAATACTTTGCAGAGCATTGACTTCTGGGAAACTTTGCAGTCGATGATCGCCAAACTTTTGCCGGGTGCATTGGGCGTGCTTTCGGGGACGGCGACGGTGGTGTTGACCTTGGTGAGCATTGTTTTTATTGCAATGTACACGACCTTCTTAATGCTTGATATGCCGAAAATCACCCGTAAGGTGCGTATTCTGATTCCGCTTGAATCGGATGATCGTCCGGATATTTTGCGCAAGACGAACCTTTTGATGAAGGCCTATTTCCGCAGCCAGAGCCTTGTCGCCTTCATCGTGGGCGGTCTGTATGCGGTCTCTTTTGCTGTTATCGGCTTTCCGATGGGGATTGCGTTTGGGATGTTTATCGGTATTTTGAACATGGTTCCGTACCTGCAGGCGGCGAGTATGCCTATCGCAGCCTTTCTCGGAATCATTTATTCTCTCGACACGGGAATGCCGTATTGGCAAGTGCTCTTGGTGATTACTGCAATCTATTTGATTATCCAGATTGTCGAAGATATGCTCATTATCCCGAGGATCGTAGGCACGGAAATGAACCTTCCGCCGGTGTTGATACTGCTTTCTATCTCCGTGTGGGGCAAACTCTTAGGTTTTATCGGCCTTGTGTGCGCGATTCCGTTCACCTGCATCGTGATAGCGATTTTTCAGCAGTATGTGGAACACCGTCTGTTCCCCCGTCGCCGCCGGGAAGAGGTTGTTCCCAAAGGGAGAGAAGTCCCATAA
- a CDS encoding zf-TFIIB domain-containing protein, which translates to MNSTCPFCKSETKKVELSHLDLRICPHCLGTFFPSDKTMAFRREIFDKTRILWLQTLEARKADWVEPDENTCCIDHGEKLVDGKLPDYGNPGKVATCCGMFQLPASTMDVLLRRMVGTPSDGMLLSTKKKEHFGFIVFLGKMVDKILGSGDPEEDAFELMQYNLKFKDILEKH; encoded by the coding sequence ATGAACTCTACATGCCCCTTCTGCAAATCCGAAACAAAAAAAGTCGAGCTTTCCCACTTGGACTTGCGCATTTGTCCGCATTGCCTAGGGACTTTTTTCCCGAGCGATAAGACGATGGCGTTCCGCAGGGAAATTTTCGACAAAACCCGTATTCTTTGGCTTCAGACTTTGGAAGCGCGTAAGGCGGATTGGGTTGAACCGGATGAAAATACCTGTTGTATTGATCACGGGGAAAAGCTCGTGGACGGCAAGCTTCCAGATTATGGAAATCCGGGGAAGGTTGCCACGTGTTGCGGCATGTTCCAGTTACCGGCTTCGACAATGGATGTTTTGCTGCGTCGCATGGTCGGGACGCCTTCGGACGGAATGCTCCTTTCCACAAAAAAGAAGGAACATTTCGGCTTCATCGTGTTTCTGGGGAAGATGGTGGACAAAATTTTGGGTTCGGGCGATCCGGAAGAAGATGCGTTTGAACTTATGCAGTATAATTTGAAGTTCAAGGATATCCTCGAAAAACACTAG
- a CDS encoding tetratricopeptide repeat protein, with product MAKIIQVTIENFQTELMQEAENRPVVLTFASSQMPDCASYNAILEKLSSELDFTLGEVNLDIPENMAFVQTFRLQSLPFVVVLHNGQMEDAIQGKLSEDELKKRLSKFFISDEDRAKQEAEDAIAEGNFAAAKPILEGLIAKTPNEDHFKVLLAKCELGMGDPEKSKEILKQISNNSAEYANAKSLLDLMDLLVEAAKTDSVEGDAKAFREACKDAERKDYRSALEGFFHLALSNPDFKDGAAKKSMLILFGVLGPKDPLTWEYRSKLNTFLFI from the coding sequence ATGGCAAAAATTATCCAAGTTACAATCGAAAATTTCCAGACCGAGCTGATGCAAGAGGCAGAAAATCGCCCGGTCGTCCTGACATTTGCCTCTTCCCAGATGCCGGATTGCGCATCTTACAATGCGATTCTTGAGAAACTCTCTTCCGAGCTGGACTTTACGCTCGGCGAAGTCAACCTGGACATTCCGGAAAATATGGCATTTGTCCAGACCTTCCGTCTGCAGTCGCTCCCGTTTGTCGTCGTGCTGCACAATGGCCAAATGGAGGATGCCATTCAGGGAAAGCTTTCGGAAGACGAACTGAAAAAACGCCTTTCCAAGTTCTTCATATCGGACGAAGACCGCGCAAAGCAAGAAGCCGAAGATGCGATTGCAGAAGGCAACTTCGCTGCCGCTAAACCGATTCTCGAAGGGCTCATCGCAAAAACTCCGAACGAAGACCATTTTAAGGTTCTTCTCGCCAAATGCGAACTCGGCATGGGCGATCCCGAAAAGTCCAAGGAAATCCTAAAGCAGATTTCGAACAACAGCGCCGAATATGCAAACGCAAAGTCTCTTCTCGACCTGATGGATCTTCTCGTTGAAGCAGCCAAGACGGATTCTGTCGAAGGCGACGCCAAGGCGTTCCGTGAAGCTTGCAAGGACGCAGAACGCAAAGATTACCGTTCGGCACTCGAAGGTTTTTTCCATTTGGCGCTTTCCAATCCGGACTTTAAAGACGGCGCTGCGAAAAAGTCCATGCTGATCCTTTTCGGCGTACTCGGTCCCAAGGACCCACTGACGTGGGAATACCGCTCCAAGCTGAATACGTTCCTCTTTATTTAA